Proteins encoded by one window of Candidatus Poribacteria bacterium:
- a CDS encoding Gfo/Idh/MocA family oxidoreductase encodes MRDTKYRVAIIGCGRMGQNYAEAYTTYPDTEIVAIVDANAQRRDVLGARFDVTALYPDVETLLREVVPDIAVVVTPTKYMRDVVVACAEAGVKGISTEKPIAGRLQDADVMVKTCADRGVIFAGGNLQRAMNEVQEAASRLHNGEFGHIRGASVHGFGGEISGGGCQHISVLRLFTNAEVAEIIAWGTPPEALEAKTDEGLIINGRFLLTNGVECSVFGTPTPCRGVDIWTDECLVRWDWNPPEIFKGYDPHGNRVQVNPNYSPYPWSEFGYLTGSIRSFLAAVDGNGHPWITGADLRQALEVAIAAKLSATRNGAPVKLPLEDRSLVLYPRPYRWLGGDATGRPQSVSEAKG; translated from the coding sequence GCCATCGTCGATGCCAACGCACAGCGACGCGATGTGCTCGGTGCCCGCTTTGACGTTACTGCGCTTTATCCAGACGTAGAGACCTTATTGCGCGAGGTAGTCCCGGACATCGCAGTGGTCGTCACACCCACGAAATACATGAGAGATGTCGTAGTTGCGTGTGCCGAAGCCGGGGTCAAAGGTATCTCTACCGAAAAACCGATTGCCGGACGTTTACAAGATGCCGACGTGATGGTTAAAACGTGTGCTGACCGAGGCGTGATATTTGCTGGCGGCAACCTGCAGCGAGCAATGAATGAGGTCCAAGAGGCGGCATCTCGGCTCCACAACGGTGAATTTGGGCACATCAGAGGCGCGAGCGTTCATGGGTTCGGTGGCGAAATTTCTGGTGGCGGCTGTCAACACATCTCTGTCCTACGTCTCTTCACCAATGCTGAGGTTGCGGAAATCATCGCGTGGGGAACCCCTCCTGAAGCGTTAGAGGCGAAAACCGATGAAGGTCTCATCATCAACGGGCGTTTTCTGCTGACGAATGGAGTGGAATGCAGCGTCTTCGGAACCCCAACGCCTTGCCGTGGCGTAGACATTTGGACAGACGAATGCCTCGTCCGATGGGACTGGAATCCACCTGAAATTTTCAAAGGTTACGACCCACACGGCAATCGCGTTCAAGTGAATCCTAACTATAGCCCGTATCCGTGGAGTGAATTCGGTTACCTCACCGGTTCCATTCGCTCCTTCTTAGCGGCTGTTGACGGCAACGGTCACCCGTGGATTACGGGCGCGGATCTCCGACAAGCGTTGGAGGTTGCTATCGCTGCAAAACTCTCCGCGACCCGAAACGGTGCCCCCGTCAAACTTCCGCTTGAGGACAGATCTTTAGTGCTTTATCCGCGTCCGTATCGGTGGCTCGGCGGGGATGCAACAGGTAGACCTCAGAGTGTCTCAGAAGCAAAGGGCTAA